Genomic segment of bacterium:
AGCAGGTGCGAATAGCGTACGCCGTCGACGACCATGCATCGCTCGTAGTCTCCGCTCGTCGCGAGTCCGCCCGAATGGAGAGCGATGCGCGCGATCGCCTCGGAAGGCGCACGCGGGTCGCGTACGCCGATCAGCCAGGGAGAGCCATCGGGATGCGGGCCGACGATCGCCATGTCCCCGCCGAGATCGACGAGTCCGAAGGCGAGGCCTTCCTGGCGCAGGCATTCTGCGACGCGATCCGCCGCGTACTCCTTGACGAAGCCCCCGAAGTCGAGCTCCATGCCGACCGTCGGGAGGGCGAGTCGTGGCCGCTCCCAGCGGATCCTGGACCACCCGACGAGCCGATGAACCGCTTCGGTCTCGCTCGGGTCGGGGACGTGTCCGGAGCGGAAGTCCCAGGCACGGCGCAGGACGCCGGAGGTCGGGTCGAAGCGCCCTTCGCTCTCCGTCCAGGCCGTCGCCGCGAAGTCGAGGAGTGCGGCGGTTTCGTCGTCGACCTCGATCCCGCAGGCGCTGCCGGCGCTGCGGTTGATGCGCGAGGCGAGGCTGTCGTCGCGGTAGCGCGAGTACTTCGCCTCGAGGCGGGCGATTTCGCGGCACGCGACGTCCCGCGCGCGCTCGAGCGCCGGGCGGCTTTCGGCGTAGAGCGAGAGCTCGCAGGGGCTTCCCATGGCGCGGAAGCGGAAGCGATCGAAGAGCATCCCGCGCCAGGCCTCA
This window contains:
- a CDS encoding FAD:protein FMN transferase, with protein sequence MGSPCELSLYAESRPALERARDVACREIARLEAKYSRYRDDSLASRINRSAGSACGIEVDDETAALLDFAATAWTESEGRFDPTSGVLRRAWDFRSGHVPDPSETEAVHRLVGWSRIRWERPRLALPTVGMELDFGGFVKEYAADRVAECLRQEGLAFGLVDLGGDMAIVGPHPDGSPWLIGVRDPRAPSEAIARIALHSGGLATSGDYERCMVVDGVRYSHLLDPRTGESFRSGPACVSVRAPHCLVAGVTATIAMLHEEPSAEAFLADLGLPHLGITQAGRIFGETRLVEIAPRPRRRTRGAAVGRL